TGACGGCTCAAGCATCGCTTTTAAGAGCGCTTTGTAAGTATTGCGGGTACCAATTGCCCAGGCTGCAATCCGGTTGATGCTGCCATCAAAAAAGTCAAGGGCAATGTAGACGCGGTCTTGAACGCCGCCTCTGACGATTTCTTCCATAATCCGTTGGGTTTCATCATCAAGAGTTACAACGTGGTCGCTGTCCCATCTTACCGGACGGCTTACGTGCAGCAGCAGTGAATCGACAAAGGTTAAGGCAGCCGAAATCTTATCAGAGATTACTTCGGTCGGGTGGAAATGCCCAGCATCGAGACACAGAGTCACGTTGTTCTTAACCGCATAGGCTAAGTAGAATTCGTTGGAACCGACAGTATAGCTCTCAGAGCCGATGCCGAAGAGTTTACTCTCAACTGCGTCAATGTTGTATTCTTTGGAAATGTCTTCCGCTAAAATCTCATCGAGAGATTCCATCAAGCGCTGCCGAGGCGCAAACCGATCTGCCGGCATGTCTTTATAGCCATCGGGTACCCAGATGTTGGTGACACAGGGAACACCCAGCTCTTTACCGAAATACTCACCAATTTTGCGGCAGGCTATGCCATGGTCAATCCAGAACTTGCGCACTTTCGGATCGGGATGGCTTAAGGTAAATCCATCATCGCTTAACGGATGGGAAAAATAAGTGGGATTAAAGTCGAGGCCGATGCCGAGCTTTTTCGCCCATTCAACCCAGTTTTTAAAATGCTCGGGCTTCAGCTGATCCCGGTCTACCTGTTCCCCGCCTGTTTCTGAATACATGGCGTGGACATTAACCTTATGCTTACCGGGAATTAAAGACAGGGCTTTTTCTAAGTCCTGGCGCAGCTGCTCCGGAGTTTGGGCAACACCCGGGTAGTTGCCGGTTACTTGAATACCACCGGTTAATTGATCTGCGCCCTCAAAGCCGCGGACATCATCACCCTGCCAGCAGTTGATGGATACGCGGATATTGGCTAACTCTTCTAATACTTGGTCTGTATCTACACCCCATTTAGCATAGAGCTCTTTCGCGTGTAAATAGCTTTGTTCAATTTGTTTCTGTTTATCGGTCACTTTCCTCCGACTCCTTTCATTCAATAGTGTTGCATATTAATGCTTCCCTTTAATCCGTTTTTTTCCTGCTGCTTTCACTTATTATTAACCTGTGTTATAATAAAGCAACTGGAGAGAGGAGGAATATTATGGCAGTTGTTAAACCATTTCGAGCAGTCAGGCCACATCCAGATTACGCCCATCTCATCGCTGAGCTGCCTTATGATGTCATGAATACAGCTGAAGCGAAAAAGATGGCTGCGGGCAATCCTTATTCATTTCTGCGGATTGATCGACCTGAGATCAATTTTCCCGATCCGGTTGATCCTTATCAACCTCAGGTTTACGCAGAAGCAAACCGCATTCTGCAGCAGATGATTGCCGATAATCAATATATAATGGACCAACATGATTGTCTCTACATTTACCGCCAGATCATGGATGGACGAGCCCAAACCGGCTTAGTCTGCTGCACGTCTGTGGATGATTATCTCAACGGTGTGATTAAAAAGCACGAGCATACCCGCCCGGAGAAAGAAATCGACCGGGCCAACCATGTGCAGGCTCTTAATGCCCACACTGGTCCCATCCTCCAAACTTATCCTGACCACGAGGAAATCGCAGCGCTGATCAGCAGCTGGACCGAAACCCATGAGCCGGTCTACCGGTTTACAGCTCATCAAGTAGAGCAGATTGTGTGGGTTGTTGATCAAGCCGATGTGGTTACCAAGATTAGAACTCTCTTTGCTGAGGAAGTTCCTTATTTGTATATCGCTGACGGCCACCACCGCAGCGCGGCAGCCATGAGAACTGCTTTAATGAAGCGGGAAGAAAACCCAGATTACAGCGGGGACGAGGAATTTAACTATTTTCTGTCAGTAGTATTCCCGGCATCCGAATTAAAAATCATGTCCTACAACCGGGTTGTCCGCGATCTCAACAGTCTGCCGGAACAGGAGTTTCTAGCCAGGATTCAGGAGCGGTTTGAAGTAGTTACAGCACCTTCCCAACCTTACCAGCCGGAAACGCCCCATACTTTTGGCATGTATCTGGGAAGCACCTGGTATAAACTCACCATTAAACCAGAACTGATTCCAGTAGATGATCCGGTCAACAGGCTCGACGCGGCCCTGCTGCAGAATAATCTGCTTGAACCGGTGCTGGGCATTGTTGATCCCCGCACTGATGAGCGAATTGACTTTATCGGAGGAATCCGGGGCTTGAAGGAGTTAGAGCGCCGAGTCCACACCGATATGCAGGTCGCCTTCTCCCTCTACCCCACAGCGGTAGAGGAAGTAATCGCGGTAGCTGATGCGGGACTGGTTATGCCGCCCAAGTCTACCTGGTTTGAGCCAAAGCTCTTAAGTGGATTATTTGTTCATAAAATCTAAACGAGCTGCCTAATTTGGCAGCTCTTTTTTATTTGAGTTTGTTCTTAAATTCAGCTCTGAATTTCGCCACTTTAGGATTGATCACCAACCGGCAGTAAGTCTGGTTTGGATTGTGTTTGAAATACTCCCGGTGATAGTCTTCCGCGGGGTAAAACACTGTGTAGGGAGCAACTTCACTTACAATCGGGTCATCCCACAGCTTCTGATTCTCGGCAATCGCTGCTTCAACCGCAGTTTTCTGCTCATCATTGTGGTAAAAAACCACCGAGCGGTACTGAGTGCCCACATCTTCACCCTGGCGGTTAAGGGTGGTCGGATCATGCACCTTAAAGAACACTTCCAGAAGCTCTTCATAAGTAATAACTTCCGGGTCAAAAGTGATCTGCACTACTTCAGCGTGGTTGGTAGTTCCGGTGCAGACCAGCTCATAGCTGGGGTTGGCCACATTGCCTCCGGCATAGCCAGGCAAAACTTCTACTACTCCCTTCAAATCTGCAAAAACAGCTTCAATGCACCAAAAACAGCCTCCGCCAAGGGTTGCCTGCTGGAGTTTTGCTGCCATAATCGTCATCCTTTCCTATCAGCTGATCAAAAACTGCTGTTTAGTTTTATTTAACTTTCTTTCTAACCGAGCTAAGCGGTACTCGAAGGCGGGAATGCGCCTCCGGTCCTGGTTGAGGCTCAGGGCTAGTCCACGAGTGGCTGCCTGATGAGCTTTGGAAAAATCTTTTAAGACGTGCTCATAATACTTAGCCAGCTCTTCACAGGACTGGATATCGCTGTGTTTTTCCGCTAAGAACAGCCAGATCTGCTCCGCTGCTTCCCACCGGCGCTGGCGGCGATAGACTAACGCCAGTTTACTTAATGCTGCTAAGCGATCCGCTCGGCTGTCAGCCAGATCGACTGCCTGCTGCAGAAACTGAGCCGCTTTATCCCACTCTTTATTCTGCAGGTGGAGTTTAGCCAAAGCCCAGCAGACAGCGCCTGAGTCTAATTCATCCGCGTCTTTACCGACCAAATGATTGATATGGCCCATCAGCGCCGCTAAAGAGAGGATATCATCGCGGTTATGGGCAATTACTTCCTCTAACAGCTCACCCTTCTTAGTGCGGATATAATCAAAGTAGCGCTGGGGCACTTCCGCTCCGGGAATATCCTTTTCCCGCGCAACATCCAAAACCTGCGCCTCCACTGTGTGCAGGCTGCAGTCAGGCAGAACCTCCCGCCACAATCTGCGGGCTGAGTACAGCAGATCAAAATGGATGAAATGCTTGCGGAGCGGTTCAAAGCGTGATAGCGTAAACCGATCTTTTAGCAGCGGCCAATCAAAGCTTTTGCCGTTGTAAGAGACTAAGGCATCAAACTCCTGCACCAGCCGGTAGACATCATAGAGCATCGCTGTCTCTTCATGGTAATCCCGCATCAGGTACTGGCGCACCACAAACTGATCTGCTTGGAAAAAGCCAACTCCCACTAAGAAAGCATAAGTCCCGGCTCCTCCGGCTAAGCCCGTAGTTTCAGTATCGAAAAAGAGGGTGCGGTTAATCTCCAAACTACCTACCGCCTCATCTTTAGCGATCAAAGCCAAATCAGCAGAATTCGCTGCCGCAGCGCCGGACAGTTCCTGGCTGCCGTGAAGATAGTCCAGGGAAAAGCGCCGCTCAATTAGATAATAGCTGCCGAAGGGATTAGCCACAGCTCGTCCCTGGAGAAAATCGAGCTGTCCTGGTTCTTGCTGTTTTTCAGCCGGTTTGGGCTGAGCTGCAAATCTTCTAAGCTTGTCGGTAAGCTTCATGCTTGAGTGCCTCCTCCAAAAACTGGCGGCAGTAATTCTTAGCGGCATAACCCATTTCTACCTGCGCTCCTACGCATGATGGACAGCCTTCTTCACAGCCGCAGCTGATTAACAGCTGGTAAGCCCGCTCTAAAATCCGGCGGCAGTTATCAAACATCTGCTTAGCGTAGCCGACCCCGCCGGGGTATTTCTCGTAGATATAGATAGTCGGAAGCTCAGTAAAAGGAGACTTAACCTGAGCAGCTACCCCTAAATCCCCCGGTTCGCACATCAGCTCTAAGGGCGCAGTATTCAAGAGCAAATTGGC
The window above is part of the Bacillota bacterium genome. Proteins encoded here:
- a CDS encoding L-rhamnose isomerase gives rise to the protein MTDKQKQIEQSYLHAKELYAKWGVDTDQVLEELANIRVSINCWQGDDVRGFEGADQLTGGIQVTGNYPGVAQTPEQLRQDLEKALSLIPGKHKVNVHAMYSETGGEQVDRDQLKPEHFKNWVEWAKKLGIGLDFNPTYFSHPLSDDGFTLSHPDPKVRKFWIDHGIACRKIGEYFGKELGVPCVTNIWVPDGYKDMPADRFAPRQRLMESLDEILAEDISKEYNIDAVESKLFGIGSESYTVGSNEFYLAYAVKNNVTLCLDAGHFHPTEVISDKISAALTFVDSLLLHVSRPVRWDSDHVVTLDDETQRIMEEIVRGGVQDRVYIALDFFDGSINRIAAWAIGTRNTYKALLKAMLEPSDKIKQFEAEGDLTSRLAIMEEMKSYPWTAVWDYFCLQQNVPVREEWLDEVKKYEQEVLLKRG
- a CDS encoding DUF1015 domain-containing protein; translated protein: MAVVKPFRAVRPHPDYAHLIAELPYDVMNTAEAKKMAAGNPYSFLRIDRPEINFPDPVDPYQPQVYAEANRILQQMIADNQYIMDQHDCLYIYRQIMDGRAQTGLVCCTSVDDYLNGVIKKHEHTRPEKEIDRANHVQALNAHTGPILQTYPDHEEIAALISSWTETHEPVYRFTAHQVEQIVWVVDQADVVTKIRTLFAEEVPYLYIADGHHRSAAAMRTALMKREENPDYSGDEEFNYFLSVVFPASELKIMSYNRVVRDLNSLPEQEFLARIQERFEVVTAPSQPYQPETPHTFGMYLGSTWYKLTIKPELIPVDDPVNRLDAALLQNNLLEPVLGIVDPRTDERIDFIGGIRGLKELERRVHTDMQVAFSLYPTAVEEVIAVADAGLVMPPKSTWFEPKLLSGLFVHKI
- the msrA gene encoding peptide-methionine (S)-S-oxide reductase MsrA, which produces MAAKLQQATLGGGCFWCIEAVFADLKGVVEVLPGYAGGNVANPSYELVCTGTTNHAEVVQITFDPEVITYEELLEVFFKVHDPTTLNRQGEDVGTQYRSVVFYHNDEQKTAVEAAIAENQKLWDDPIVSEVAPYTVFYPAEDYHREYFKHNPNQTYCRLVINPKVAKFRAEFKNKLK
- a CDS encoding ribonuclease H-like domain-containing protein, encoding MKLTDKLRRFAAQPKPAEKQQEPGQLDFLQGRAVANPFGSYYLIERRFSLDYLHGSQELSGAAAANSADLALIAKDEAVGSLEINRTLFFDTETTGLAGGAGTYAFLVGVGFFQADQFVVRQYLMRDYHEETAMLYDVYRLVQEFDALVSYNGKSFDWPLLKDRFTLSRFEPLRKHFIHFDLLYSARRLWREVLPDCSLHTVEAQVLDVAREKDIPGAEVPQRYFDYIRTKKGELLEEVIAHNRDDILSLAALMGHINHLVGKDADELDSGAVCWALAKLHLQNKEWDKAAQFLQQAVDLADSRADRLAALSKLALVYRRQRRWEAAEQIWLFLAEKHSDIQSCEELAKYYEHVLKDFSKAHQAATRGLALSLNQDRRRIPAFEYRLARLERKLNKTKQQFLIS